The Natronoglycomyces albus genome has a segment encoding these proteins:
- a CDS encoding SRPBCC family protein gives MGQRQVSGTRVIAAKPEEIFDLLTDPARHPELDGSGTVVGNRKSSHQRLELGSTFGMDMKIGASYKILNTVVEFEENRLIAWRHFHGHRWRWQLEPMEGGTKTKVTETFDWGPARWSWLFRFTPYPRVNRRNIEKTLDNLQDRFAERASSSGDEGDDGGSR, from the coding sequence ATGGGACAACGACAAGTATCGGGAACCCGCGTCATCGCGGCCAAACCCGAAGAGATCTTCGATCTCCTTACCGACCCTGCGCGGCACCCCGAGCTGGACGGCTCAGGAACGGTCGTGGGTAACCGGAAATCTAGCCATCAGCGCCTGGAGCTGGGCTCCACATTCGGCATGGACATGAAGATTGGAGCCTCCTACAAGATCCTCAATACGGTGGTCGAGTTCGAGGAGAACCGGCTCATCGCCTGGCGTCACTTCCACGGACACCGTTGGCGCTGGCAGTTGGAGCCCATGGAAGGTGGTACGAAGACGAAGGTCACTGAGACTTTCGACTGGGGCCCGGCTCGTTGGTCGTGGCTGTTCCGGTTTACGCCCTATCCGCGGGTCAATCGACGCAACATTGAGAAGACGTTGGATAACCTGCAAGATCGCTTCGCTGAGCGTGCTTCTTCATCCGGTGATGAGGGCGATGATGGTGGTTCCCGGTGA
- a CDS encoding ABC transporter ATP-binding protein has protein sequence MKRLFSYAAQHTGLLIIGGSLAFVAGAIGLLQPLMAMSIIQALEDESGLRGPLIILATAVVVGGVVGSFAAYLLQRAGQDIVFTVRKRLIGRLVRLTVSEVDRLKPGDLVARLTSDTTLLRTVVSAAIVNGTTSAFLLLGGIVLMAWLDLLLFGITFALIITVALIMRVILPRIRAATVASQEALGDMGSILERGFGAFRTIKANGAEDAEIDRLEGAARESWRKGLTVAVWEALGGVVAWMPVNIAFMSVLGIGGGRVAAGTMDVATLIGFLLLLFYLMEPISVLVQSATQLQTGLAAIKRIDDVADLEGEPVSSADNRLDLEGPLEVAFADVTFRYRDNLPLVHHGVTFEAAGRGLTALVGPSGAGKSTVFSLIERFYPISSGTVSINGTPVEQWPLSALRSMIGYVEQDAPVLDGTLRDNLLLAAPNATDQDLEQAIESAQLSNLVAEIPGGLDATIGHRGTTLSGGERQRVAIARALLRKPRLLLMDEATSQLDATNEEALRRVIATAAEQTNVIVVAHRLSTVASADKIVVMDAGVVRAEGTHEELIASDDMYRDLATSQLLTATSAENATAAV, from the coding sequence ATGAAACGGCTCTTCTCCTACGCGGCCCAACACACCGGACTATTGATCATTGGCGGAAGTCTCGCCTTCGTGGCCGGAGCCATCGGCCTCTTGCAACCGCTGATGGCGATGTCCATCATCCAAGCTCTCGAAGACGAATCGGGCTTGCGTGGCCCACTCATCATTCTCGCCACGGCGGTGGTTGTCGGCGGCGTGGTCGGCTCCTTCGCCGCCTACCTCTTGCAACGAGCTGGCCAGGACATCGTCTTCACAGTTCGCAAGCGCCTCATTGGCCGACTCGTCCGGCTGACCGTCTCCGAAGTCGACCGCCTCAAACCGGGGGATCTGGTCGCCCGGTTGACCTCAGATACGACACTGCTGCGGACCGTCGTCAGCGCCGCCATCGTCAACGGGACCACCTCGGCGTTCCTACTGCTGGGCGGCATCGTCTTGATGGCCTGGCTTGACCTGTTGCTCTTTGGCATCACCTTCGCGTTGATCATCACCGTCGCACTCATCATGCGAGTGATCCTGCCTCGCATCCGCGCCGCGACCGTTGCCTCCCAAGAGGCCCTCGGCGATATGGGTTCCATACTGGAACGCGGGTTTGGGGCGTTTCGCACGATCAAGGCCAACGGGGCCGAGGACGCCGAGATCGACCGCCTCGAAGGAGCCGCCCGCGAATCGTGGCGCAAGGGTCTGACCGTGGCCGTGTGGGAAGCCCTGGGCGGGGTCGTCGCCTGGATGCCAGTCAATATCGCCTTCATGTCCGTACTGGGCATCGGCGGGGGGCGAGTGGCCGCTGGAACCATGGACGTCGCGACACTCATCGGATTCCTGCTCTTGCTGTTCTATCTCATGGAACCCATCTCAGTCCTGGTGCAATCGGCTACCCAGTTGCAAACCGGCCTCGCCGCCATCAAACGCATCGACGATGTGGCCGACCTGGAAGGCGAGCCCGTCAGCAGCGCCGATAATCGACTTGATCTTGAGGGCCCACTGGAGGTGGCCTTCGCAGACGTCACCTTCCGCTACCGCGACAACCTTCCCCTCGTGCACCACGGAGTGACATTCGAGGCAGCCGGGCGCGGCCTCACGGCTCTCGTCGGACCTTCCGGGGCCGGAAAGAGCACCGTATTTTCGCTCATCGAGCGCTTCTACCCGATTTCCAGCGGCACCGTCAGCATTAACGGGACTCCGGTCGAGCAATGGCCGCTGTCTGCCCTAAGATCCATGATCGGCTACGTCGAACAGGACGCTCCCGTCCTCGACGGCACCCTGCGGGACAATCTCCTACTGGCAGCGCCAAATGCCACTGACCAGGACCTGGAACAAGCGATCGAAAGCGCACAGCTGTCCAACCTGGTCGCCGAAATTCCAGGTGGACTCGACGCCACGATCGGCCACCGGGGGACCACCCTGTCCGGGGGAGAGCGGCAACGGGTCGCCATCGCCCGGGCCCTGCTGCGCAAGCCCCGCCTGCTGCTGATGGACGAGGCCACCTCCCAGCTCGACGCGACTAACGAGGAAGCCCTGCGCCGCGTCATCGCCACAGCCGCCGAACAAACCAATGTCATCGTCGTCGCCCACCGCCTCTCGACCGTGGCCAGCGCCGACAAGATTGTGGTCATGGATGCCGGAGTCGTCCGAGCCGAGGGAACCCACGAGGAGCTGATTGCCAGTGACGACATGTACCGCGACTTGGCCACCTCTCAGCTGCTTACAGCCACGAGCGCCGAGAACGCGACGGCGGCTGTTTGA
- a CDS encoding NADPH-dependent FMN reductase — protein MSNPLNLAVIVGSTRQGRVSPMVTRWFAQRANEHAEFTVDVIDLAEVALPDTLVENESDIPQAVLDYGKRIGKADAVVVVVPEYNHSFPAPLKTGIDWLYSEWAAKPISFVSYGGVSGGLRAVEQLRLVFAELNAVAIRDTVCFPNFWESFDDEGNIIDPTLCDKSAATMLDQLSWWAHALRNHRSAHPFANE, from the coding sequence ATGTCGAACCCATTGAATCTCGCCGTCATCGTTGGTAGCACCCGACAGGGCCGCGTCAGCCCCATGGTTACTCGCTGGTTTGCCCAGCGCGCCAACGAACATGCCGAATTCACCGTTGACGTCATCGATCTGGCTGAGGTCGCCCTTCCCGATACTCTGGTCGAGAATGAGAGCGACATACCTCAGGCCGTACTCGACTACGGAAAGCGCATTGGCAAAGCCGACGCTGTCGTGGTGGTCGTACCCGAGTACAACCATAGCTTTCCGGCCCCGTTGAAGACCGGTATTGACTGGCTATATTCCGAATGGGCCGCCAAGCCCATTTCGTTCGTCAGCTACGGCGGAGTCTCGGGAGGCCTACGGGCGGTTGAGCAGCTGAGACTGGTATTCGCTGAGCTCAACGCCGTGGCTATCCGTGACACGGTCTGCTTTCCGAACTTCTGGGAATCCTTCGATGATGAGGGAAACATCATCGATCCCACCCTGTGCGACAAGTCGGCCGCGACGATGCTAGACCAGCTCAGCTGGTGGGCGCACGCTCTGCGCAACCACCGCAGTGCTCACCCATTCGCCAATGAGTGA
- a CDS encoding BTAD domain-containing putative transcriptional regulator, whose amino-acid sequence MKFGALGPITVWDDQGRELTVPGVKVRALLAMLLIHRGQVVSVDKLVDALWGHAAPGDAAAVLRTKVTHLRRVIDQAGGNGRSTVLWRSPGYVLDVAAQAVDFEEFAAIIASARKEQYARGTVEYLSWGLSNWRGEAFGEFRDELFAKAMVAQLEEQRIEAIEERAEARLELGDPAWLTSELAEVTEHYPLRERLHAVWMRALYQQGRQNEALEVYAKLAHRLREDMGLDPSPNLAALQQSILRQEEPAAPTESTAVPPRRNASRVPTPLTDIIGRDEDIRQARKSLRENRLVTIAGPGGVGKTRLAIEIGNESAEEYPDGIWFVDLAPIPAPSGGPDADTRAQHSIHDAIARAIGLRDDYAASKHSFENPSHRDRQPDTDTQLACTPDQPELAGRISSFLMITRSLLIVDNAEHLLEATANVIRQLLSSTADVRVLVTSREPFRSPYEQLLTLPPLDVPGAQAHLDPTDLHRFAAVNLFLARAQSAGVRIDPTQENLARVSTVCRRLDGLPLAVELAAAKVRALGLEHLVERLDDRFRLLATASSGADPRHQTLRSVIDWSWDMLSETERMLLRRISVSAGGYLLEAAENVAGFGELNPTDIVETLSRLVEQSLLFAYETPHGMRYRMLESIAAYALERLGASGEYHTVTSRHVAYFSSLVTEAEQRLRTHEQCHWLKAMQAESDNLRSALSYATESSDPVAALRVANSSVWFWFMRGRLTEAHWSLAEAIHTAEATTTNDSSVDTLLAEARNWLAALRLRINAGIDQTAETTALLRSCPTDSARLRRSRWFLAFTMVCSEHTSNITVEPGTPVEAALTGTTADDVWGEAASVLGRAGIALTLGREDEGQQLAEEAATLFDRQGDNWGWLQATCFLSCVAESHGDMDTSQKLNQSALEVAEALELTSEYSMLLSKMGLAALVRGEFGDARQWYQRARHLAGDQCDSTVVGIAEAGLRLVDRRRSGGSVIAELEREIRPAVPAPTWEKAAS is encoded by the coding sequence ATGAAATTCGGAGCGCTCGGCCCCATCACAGTCTGGGACGACCAGGGACGCGAACTCACTGTCCCCGGCGTCAAAGTGCGTGCCCTTTTGGCTATGCTCCTCATTCATCGCGGCCAGGTCGTGTCTGTCGACAAGCTCGTGGACGCGTTGTGGGGCCATGCCGCTCCAGGCGATGCCGCAGCCGTTCTGCGCACGAAAGTAACTCACCTACGCCGAGTCATTGACCAGGCCGGAGGCAATGGCCGTTCCACTGTCCTGTGGCGTTCCCCCGGCTATGTCCTCGATGTCGCGGCGCAAGCGGTGGACTTTGAGGAGTTCGCCGCCATCATCGCCTCGGCTCGCAAAGAACAGTACGCACGTGGCACCGTCGAGTATCTCTCCTGGGGCCTCAGTAATTGGCGCGGTGAAGCCTTCGGCGAATTCCGTGACGAACTTTTCGCCAAGGCCATGGTGGCTCAGCTCGAAGAGCAGCGCATTGAGGCAATCGAGGAACGTGCCGAGGCGCGGCTTGAGTTGGGCGACCCGGCCTGGCTGACCTCTGAACTGGCCGAGGTCACCGAACACTACCCCCTGCGAGAACGCTTGCACGCAGTCTGGATGCGGGCGTTGTATCAACAGGGACGCCAAAATGAAGCGCTAGAGGTCTATGCGAAGTTGGCCCATCGGCTGCGCGAGGATATGGGCCTCGATCCCAGTCCAAATCTTGCCGCGCTACAACAATCCATTCTGCGGCAAGAAGAACCGGCCGCCCCCACTGAGAGCACTGCCGTGCCTCCTAGGCGAAATGCCTCTCGCGTTCCCACTCCCTTGACAGACATCATCGGCCGCGATGAGGACATCCGGCAAGCCCGCAAGTCCCTGCGAGAGAACCGCTTGGTCACCATTGCCGGTCCGGGCGGAGTGGGAAAGACACGCCTGGCTATCGAAATCGGAAATGAGTCCGCCGAGGAATATCCCGACGGGATCTGGTTTGTTGACCTAGCGCCCATTCCGGCTCCCTCAGGCGGGCCGGACGCCGATACGCGCGCCCAACACTCCATCCACGACGCTATCGCGCGGGCCATCGGGTTGCGAGACGACTACGCCGCCAGCAAGCACTCGTTCGAAAATCCGTCCCATCGCGACCGCCAGCCAGATACCGACACGCAACTCGCCTGTACTCCAGACCAACCCGAGCTGGCAGGCCGCATATCCAGTTTCCTCATGATCACTCGGTCTCTACTGATTGTGGACAATGCCGAGCACCTTCTCGAGGCCACCGCGAACGTCATTCGGCAACTGCTGTCCTCCACCGCTGATGTGCGGGTGTTGGTCACCAGCCGAGAGCCGTTCCGTTCACCATACGAGCAACTTCTAACCCTGCCCCCGTTGGACGTTCCGGGGGCACAAGCACACTTGGATCCAACCGACCTACATCGCTTCGCCGCTGTGAACCTGTTTCTAGCTCGCGCCCAATCGGCGGGGGTGAGGATTGATCCGACCCAGGAGAACCTCGCCCGGGTGTCCACAGTCTGCCGTCGCCTCGATGGCCTCCCGCTGGCGGTTGAACTGGCCGCCGCCAAGGTCCGGGCGCTGGGTTTGGAACACCTGGTAGAACGGCTTGATGATCGGTTCCGACTCCTCGCCACCGCTTCCTCAGGTGCCGATCCGCGCCACCAAACTCTACGCTCAGTCATCGACTGGAGCTGGGACATGCTCTCAGAAACCGAGCGAATGCTCTTGCGTCGAATATCCGTCTCCGCAGGCGGTTACCTGCTGGAGGCTGCCGAGAACGTAGCCGGATTCGGAGAACTCAATCCGACCGACATTGTGGAAACGCTGTCGCGATTGGTCGAACAATCGCTGCTATTCGCCTACGAAACTCCTCACGGCATGCGGTACCGGATGCTGGAGTCCATCGCCGCCTATGCGCTGGAACGGCTCGGCGCCTCCGGCGAATACCACACCGTCACGTCGCGACACGTGGCGTACTTTTCCTCACTGGTCACCGAAGCCGAGCAACGGCTGCGCACGCATGAGCAGTGCCACTGGCTCAAGGCCATGCAAGCGGAGTCCGATAACCTTCGTTCCGCGCTAAGCTACGCCACCGAATCGAGCGACCCCGTCGCTGCGCTGCGGGTAGCCAACTCATCGGTGTGGTTCTGGTTCATGCGCGGACGCCTCACCGAGGCGCATTGGTCACTCGCCGAAGCGATTCACACCGCTGAGGCGACGACCACAAACGACTCGTCCGTCGACACTTTGCTCGCAGAAGCCCGCAATTGGCTGGCCGCCCTGCGACTACGAATCAATGCTGGAATCGACCAAACAGCTGAGACCACAGCGCTCTTGCGCTCCTGTCCCACCGACAGCGCCCGGCTACGCCGTTCCCGCTGGTTTCTGGCCTTCACCATGGTCTGCTCCGAACACACATCCAACATCACCGTGGAACCGGGCACACCGGTGGAGGCAGCGCTAACAGGGACAACTGCAGACGACGTGTGGGGCGAGGCCGCCTCCGTCCTTGGCCGTGCTGGAATCGCCCTGACACTAGGCCGCGAGGACGAGGGACAACAACTCGCCGAAGAAGCGGCCACCCTATTCGATCGCCAAGGCGATAACTGGGGCTGGCTACAGGCCACCTGTTTCCTCAGCTGCGTCGCAGAGAGCCACGGAGATATGGACACGTCCCAAAAACTCAACCAGTCAGCGCTGGAAGTCGCAGAAGCACTAGAACTGACCAGCGAATACTCGATGCTACTGTCCAAAATGGGGTTGGCGGCTCTGGTGCGCGGAGAATTCGGCGATGCGCGCCAATGGTATCAACGGGCCCGCCATCTGGCCGGGGACCAGTGCGACTCCACCGTTGTCGGCATCGCGGAGGCAGGCTTGCGTCTGGTCGATAGACGACGCAGTGGAGGCAGCGTCATCGCCGAACTCGAACGGGAAATCCGGCCCGCGGTTCCGGCACCGACATGGGAGAAAGCCGCCTCATAG
- a CDS encoding MMPL family transporter: MATYLYRLGKGAYRRRWLVLATWLIVLLGIGTAAATMAQETEPNFELPGTESQAAFDLLEERFPGFAADGASARVVFVAEDGHSITESESVAAIERVLAEIAEAPQLASISNPFEEGPISLDETMALANISFTADAMALSDDARDALTSAIETGQAAGLTVEAGGDAFMVEPDLGTAELVGLAVAAVVLAFTFGALVAAGLPILTAIIGVGIGVAGISAATYFTDLSSETGTLATMLGLAVGIDYALFILMRYRAELAGNLSREEAMGRAVGTAGSAVFFAGLTVAIALTGLSVVQIPFLTKMALAAAATVLVAVVIALTLLPALAGIAGKRIHTRKQRAAIDAGKQRTTPTLGRRWSTAVVKRPLLTGLTGILFLGVIAIPMTDMELALPDEGSFSEESTQRQAYDFISEGFGPGFNGPLLMVGDLEPGTDPFSAAAEAAAAIDGLEGVLAVDEQAMPNEQADTVLFSVIPEHGPASAETTQLVHDIRAELAGFSGADWAVSGPTAIDIDISETLADALPFYLALIVGLSLILLLMVFRSLLVPLTAALGFLLSVAAAMGALVAVFQWGWASSLFGIDEPGPIMSVMPILMIGIVFGLAMDYQIFLVTRMREAYVHGEDPRQAIVTGFSHSARVVTAAALIMISVFAAFIFSPEDLIAPIGFGLAVAIAFDAFVVRMTIIPALLSLLGKGAWWVPRWLDRIIPNVDVEGEKLQRQLGNSVDEAAQSELVGTKS; the protein is encoded by the coding sequence GTGGCGACGTACCTCTATCGACTCGGAAAAGGCGCCTATAGGCGCCGCTGGCTAGTGCTAGCTACCTGGCTTATCGTCCTGCTTGGCATCGGCACCGCCGCGGCGACCATGGCCCAGGAGACCGAACCAAACTTCGAGCTCCCCGGCACCGAATCCCAAGCTGCCTTTGACTTGCTCGAAGAGCGATTCCCCGGCTTCGCCGCAGACGGCGCGAGCGCCCGGGTAGTTTTCGTGGCCGAGGACGGGCACTCCATCACTGAGTCCGAATCTGTGGCCGCCATAGAGCGGGTCCTGGCCGAAATTGCCGAGGCACCCCAGCTAGCTTCCATCAGCAACCCGTTCGAAGAAGGCCCGATTAGCCTCGACGAGACGATGGCTCTGGCCAACATCAGCTTTACCGCCGATGCGATGGCCTTGTCCGACGATGCCCGCGATGCCTTGACCTCCGCGATTGAAACCGGACAAGCGGCTGGCCTCACCGTCGAAGCCGGTGGCGACGCATTCATGGTCGAACCCGACCTTGGCACTGCGGAACTAGTCGGTCTAGCTGTAGCGGCGGTCGTCCTAGCCTTCACCTTCGGTGCCCTAGTGGCTGCCGGACTACCGATTCTGACTGCCATCATCGGCGTCGGCATCGGCGTAGCCGGCATCTCGGCCGCCACCTACTTCACCGACCTCAGCTCGGAAACTGGCACCCTCGCGACCATGCTTGGGCTGGCGGTCGGCATCGACTACGCCCTGTTTATCCTCATGCGATACCGGGCCGAGTTGGCGGGCAACCTCAGTCGAGAGGAAGCCATGGGGCGCGCGGTCGGTACGGCGGGTTCGGCGGTCTTCTTCGCTGGCCTCACGGTCGCCATTGCTCTGACAGGTCTTTCGGTCGTCCAGATCCCATTCTTGACCAAGATGGCGCTGGCCGCCGCCGCGACTGTGCTTGTGGCCGTGGTCATCGCGTTGACGCTGCTGCCAGCCCTCGCCGGCATAGCGGGCAAGCGAATCCATACTCGCAAACAGCGGGCCGCGATCGACGCGGGGAAACAGCGCACTACCCCGACGCTTGGGCGGCGCTGGTCGACGGCTGTGGTGAAGCGTCCACTTTTGACAGGCCTGACCGGAATCCTTTTCCTGGGCGTCATTGCCATACCGATGACGGATATGGAGTTGGCTTTGCCTGACGAAGGATCGTTTAGCGAAGAATCAACCCAGCGTCAGGCGTATGACTTCATTTCGGAAGGCTTCGGTCCAGGTTTCAATGGCCCGTTGCTGATGGTGGGGGATCTTGAGCCGGGCACTGACCCGTTCTCCGCAGCGGCCGAGGCCGCCGCGGCTATCGACGGGCTCGAAGGAGTTCTCGCCGTCGACGAGCAGGCCATGCCCAACGAGCAGGCCGATACGGTTTTGTTCTCCGTTATTCCCGAGCATGGGCCCGCCAGCGCGGAGACGACCCAGTTGGTGCATGACATCCGCGCCGAGTTGGCCGGTTTCTCCGGTGCTGATTGGGCCGTGTCGGGGCCCACCGCGATTGACATTGACATTTCGGAGACCTTGGCGGATGCGCTGCCGTTCTATCTGGCGCTCATTGTGGGTCTGTCACTAATTCTTCTGCTGATGGTGTTCCGCTCCCTGTTGGTTCCCCTGACCGCCGCGCTGGGATTCTTGCTCAGTGTCGCGGCCGCCATGGGCGCTTTGGTGGCGGTTTTCCAGTGGGGATGGGCCTCGAGCCTGTTCGGGATCGATGAACCGGGCCCGATCATGAGCGTCATGCCGATTTTGATGATCGGTATCGTGTTTGGTTTGGCGATGGACTATCAGATTTTCCTGGTGACGCGAATGCGTGAGGCGTACGTGCACGGGGAGGACCCGCGCCAGGCGATCGTCACGGGCTTTTCGCACAGCGCCCGGGTGGTGACGGCTGCGGCGTTGATCATGATCAGCGTGTTCGCGGCATTCATCTTCAGTCCTGAGGATCTGATCGCCCCGATTGGTTTCGGCCTGGCCGTGGCGATCGCGTTCGACGCGTTTGTGGTGCGGATGACGATCATCCCGGCTTTGCTGAGTCTGTTGGGCAAAGGCGCCTGGTGGGTCCCACGGTGGCTTGATCGGATTATTCCCAACGTCGATGTGGAGGGCGAGAAGCTGCAACGGCAGCTGGGCAACTCCGTCGATGAGGCTGCGCAATCTGAGTTGGTGGGTACGAAGTCCTGA
- a CDS encoding TetR/AcrR family transcriptional regulator has translation MNTIYPCYCRAMGELSFRERKKESTRLAIYKAAWELALRDGFEAITSDQIAERAGVSKRTFHNYFSSKEEAVLYIQQNAAFSLFDFVRERATTHTLWASLRDGIVELMSEMDLTDEEFRRREQLCRESPALAAYHARQYSEQSALLTQVICDITGKDLTRDFSPKIFGAAACAAVQASIDQWLDNEDGPALIELITEAFDSIEFNHPDLQPASVNADDSEAHSSSRTS, from the coding sequence GTGAACACTATTTACCCCTGCTACTGTCGGGCCATGGGAGAACTGAGCTTCCGGGAGCGCAAGAAGGAATCGACCCGCCTGGCCATCTACAAGGCCGCGTGGGAGCTAGCCCTACGCGACGGATTCGAAGCGATAACCTCCGACCAGATCGCCGAGCGGGCAGGCGTGTCAAAACGCACGTTTCACAACTATTTCTCCTCCAAAGAGGAAGCCGTCCTCTACATCCAGCAAAACGCCGCGTTCTCCCTCTTTGACTTCGTGCGCGAGCGGGCCACCACCCACACACTGTGGGCGTCCCTGCGCGACGGCATCGTGGAGTTGATGAGCGAGATGGATCTGACCGACGAGGAATTTCGCCGTCGGGAGCAACTCTGCCGGGAGTCTCCAGCTCTGGCCGCCTACCACGCAAGGCAATACTCCGAACAATCCGCCCTGCTCACGCAAGTAATTTGCGATATCACCGGCAAAGATCTCACTCGCGACTTCTCTCCCAAAATCTTTGGCGCCGCCGCCTGCGCCGCTGTGCAAGCATCGATCGACCAATGGCTTGACAACGAAGACGGCCCGGCCCTGATCGAACTCATCACCGAAGCATTCGACTCCATCGAGTTCAACCACCCCGACCTGCAACCCGCCAGCGTCAACGCCGATGACTCGGAGGCCCATTCATCTAGCCGCACGAGCTAA
- a CDS encoding VOC family protein, with protein sequence MSGTIFVNLPVADLEASKKFYSNIGFDNVPAYSDENAAGMRYSDTIFVMLLTTEFFSTFTNRPVGDINSPISSIYCLTCESTDAVDKIYEAAVANGAIKGKEIPDMGMYVRTFSDLDGHAWEILHMPEPQ encoded by the coding sequence ATGAGTGGGACAATCTTTGTCAATCTCCCGGTCGCCGACCTGGAAGCATCCAAGAAGTTCTATTCGAACATTGGGTTCGATAACGTACCGGCCTACTCCGATGAGAACGCAGCCGGAATGCGATACAGCGACACCATTTTCGTCATGCTGCTAACGACGGAGTTCTTCAGCACCTTCACAAATAGGCCAGTCGGGGACATAAACTCGCCGATCTCAAGTATTTACTGCCTCACCTGCGAGAGCACGGACGCCGTCGATAAAATCTACGAAGCCGCGGTCGCCAATGGAGCCATAAAGGGCAAGGAGATACCAGACATGGGAATGTACGTGCGTACCTTTTCCGATCTCGATGGGCACGCCTGGGAGATCCTGCATATGCCCGAACCACAGTAG
- a CDS encoding VOC family protein: MGNSVYINIPIENLERSKKFFGALGWKSVPEFSDDNAACMAISEHTYIMLLTKDFFPTFTDKAIADTKSSVAALYCIAVDSKEEVDSYVEKALHNGATEGKEFPNRGEPDMYFRSVYDPDGHGWEFIYMPEHSPSHPG, translated from the coding sequence ATGGGAAACTCTGTCTACATTAATATCCCGATTGAAAACCTTGAGCGTTCAAAGAAGTTCTTCGGCGCCCTGGGCTGGAAATCAGTACCTGAGTTCAGCGATGACAATGCCGCCTGTATGGCGATCTCAGAGCACACCTACATCATGTTGCTAACGAAGGATTTCTTCCCCACCTTCACCGATAAGGCCATTGCTGACACCAAGTCGAGTGTTGCGGCGCTCTACTGCATCGCGGTGGACAGCAAAGAGGAAGTGGATTCCTACGTTGAGAAAGCTTTGCACAACGGCGCCACGGAAGGAAAGGAGTTCCCCAACCGGGGAGAGCCTGATATGTACTTCCGAAGTGTCTATGACCCGGACGGTCACGGGTGGGAATTCATTTACATGCCGGAACATTCCCCGTCTCACCCCGGATAG
- a CDS encoding sigma-70 family RNA polymerase sigma factor, with amino-acid sequence MSYQSGMMVSMDVDLEFEPYRRELIAYSYRMLGSAFEAEDAVQEAFLRAWKARDSFKGEASVRSWLYRIVTNVCLDMLKHSQRRARPTDLGPASDAADANISVLPESSWLTPIPDGVVQSADPAERVALRESIQLAFVAALQHLPPKQRAVLILREVLQWQAVEVAELLGITPAAVNSALQRARVTMSKAKNRTADPADAMDMRQKQFLAQYVRAFESYDLDYLTSLLHEDVVLSMPPISLWLCGPNQVRLWLGGHGRGCRGSRLIPAESANGVPALAQYRPAETANESPIAPRNDPAGQGRWRPWALHVLEIEDGLIYGMNLFMDTPELFEKCDLPPYLD; translated from the coding sequence ATGTCATACCAGAGTGGCATGATGGTGTCCATGGACGTTGACCTGGAGTTTGAGCCATATCGGCGAGAGCTCATCGCATATAGCTACCGGATGCTTGGCTCGGCGTTCGAGGCTGAAGACGCTGTGCAAGAGGCGTTCTTGCGGGCTTGGAAAGCCCGAGATTCTTTCAAAGGTGAGGCCTCCGTGCGGTCGTGGTTGTACCGGATCGTCACCAATGTTTGCCTGGACATGTTGAAGCATTCGCAACGTCGTGCTCGCCCGACCGATCTGGGGCCCGCCAGCGACGCGGCCGATGCAAACATATCGGTCTTGCCTGAAAGTTCATGGCTGACGCCAATCCCCGACGGTGTGGTGCAAAGCGCAGACCCGGCCGAGAGGGTGGCACTTCGTGAATCCATCCAGCTGGCATTTGTGGCCGCCTTGCAACACCTTCCGCCCAAGCAGCGCGCGGTACTCATCCTGCGTGAAGTGCTGCAATGGCAGGCCGTTGAGGTAGCGGAGCTATTGGGGATCACCCCGGCCGCCGTTAACAGCGCTTTGCAGCGAGCCCGAGTGACGATGTCGAAGGCCAAGAATCGCACCGCTGATCCAGCCGATGCGATGGATATGCGGCAAAAGCAGTTCTTGGCACAGTACGTGCGAGCGTTTGAAAGCTACGACCTTGATTACCTGACCAGTTTGTTGCACGAAGATGTCGTTCTTTCGATGCCGCCGATTTCTCTGTGGCTTTGTGGCCCGAATCAAGTGCGGTTGTGGTTGGGAGGCCACGGTCGTGGGTGCAGGGGCTCGCGTTTGATCCCCGCCGAATCGGCCAATGGGGTTCCCGCGCTGGCGCAGTATCGGCCAGCCGAGACCGCGAATGAATCTCCGATCGCGCCTCGAAATGACCCAGCAGGTCAGGGGCGTTGGCGTCCGTGGGCGCTGCATGTACTGGAGATCGAAGACGGGTTGATCTATGGCATGAACCTGTTTATGGACACCCCGGAGCTATTTGAGAAATGTGATCTCCCTCCGTATCTGGATTGA